The region TGAATTCCCGCTTTCACCTCCGCCGCATCGCTCTCGCTGTTCCCCTTTCCATGGCAAACATATCTACGCACTTTTGTTTTCCGATTTAACAACATATCTACAGACTTGCAGTAACTGAAATTAAAAACATGTGTACAAACTTGGCAGCTGATTCGGTGAAGTCAGGGTACATGATTGTTCGTGCCGCCGTATTTGCCGTGGCTTGTAGGGTGGGTCTCGTGCCTATGATGCGCAAACTTCGGATCTCAAAAATAGAATGATCCCAAGAGCTAGCCCGGGTCAGCAGGCGTGACGCAAATACTATGACGGCACACATACACCTACGAGCCAAGGCCATGATGGCCAGGACCAAGTGCATCTCCTCTCACCTGAACGCCGGCCCTGGACCATGTACGCAGCAACAAAATACCATCATGCTAAACAGTatgcaccatcaccatcatcatcaataCCAAATACGTACAGTACAAAACATTACTAGCAAACATCATCCACCTCTGCACCGGAACACAAGACCACATACAGTTTCAACTGGTGTTTTTCACTTTACAGTTTATTATTCAGTACCACCACATCAGATCAGGCACTTCAGAGTAGGGTAGTTATCAGTTACACAAAAGAATGGTTCAGTGGCAAGGGCTGTCCTGCTTGCAAAATGTAACAGCACATACTACTGAGAAGATCAACTATACATTGCAGGCACCTTGGGTGGTTTTGCGCCCAGCAGGCATCAGAATTCACAGCAGAAACCAGCACTTGGACACCGTTGATGCAGAGACATTTCaccttcttcttttttgtttgcctCCCCATCTTCAATGGGTTCACAGTAACCCCTTCCACCGGCTTCCGTTTGGCAGCTGTGAGCCATGTAAACCTAAcctacaatttttttttgaaacaataACCTACATTTTACATTCTACTGCTATAAGCCACTATGCCGACAAtaccaattttttttctttttttgtcagAGGCTATGCCGATATACTGACCAGTACTACACATGCGCTTGAATAACCATCAGAGCAGAACCAGGTCAGTTTCATGATCTTAGTGCACCTGGGAGCTAATAAAAGAATACCCTGGTCTTCAGGTTCCCTTTGCTAGGGGCAATAAGGAGATGACAAGAAACCCACAGACATGATTGAGTATCGGCCCGATGATCATCATATAAGATGCTTGCAAAAGAGTAAGTGCCAGATGATCCACCAATATCCTAGCCAATTGTACTCCAACAGTCAGCTGCTGCCTGGTAGGCCACCCCATACTGGTGCAGGTGCCGAGAGTAAAATGAGTCATTGTACATGCTTTTTGGCAGCTCTGATGCGCCAACGAGGGACAACGTCAGCTCCGAGTCTGTACATTTCACCTTTCCATAGACATCATTGATGACATATTTCATGAAATCTTCCTTCAGAGAGATAGGATCAAGAAGAGTATCTGATTGAGGGATGAGGCCCCAGTGATATACAATGTTGGGTTTGATCACTGTATGATCAACTTCCTGTGATGAATTGGGGTCACACTCAATGCCGTTATCTTCCAGCTGCAGAGCACAAGTTAAAACCATTTAGATTTACAGTTTCACATCCTTGCACTAAATGATTAGTTGAGCTGCGTGAGTATGAAGGAAAAACAAGACGACTGCACTGCAGCAAACAAACCTTGAGAATAAGGTAAGGGAAGCGGGATTTAACCCATCCAGCCCAATCATGCAGTTCTTCAGAAGTTGGAGCACATAGAGCAATGCAAAGAAATTGTTCATATGTTGTCGAATATGGGAAGGGTTCAAAAATCCATGCCCACTCAAAATCATGGCTCCCTAGGTCCTGTGCCAAACAATAAAGAACTGTTAAGAGTTGATGCAAAAATAAACTCAAAGTGTTCAAGCAAACATATGCGCACTGGTCTAGTACTAGAGAAAACTGAACGGCAAAAATATTCCAAGATAAGCTGAATCATGTACAGTTTTGTTAAGAGGGCAGACAAGGGGAAAATGTATACTCActgaaatgatattatgaactaaAACTTCAGATGAGTATCAATGAACTAGGCGTATAGCAAAATGCAAAAAGTAAATATAGTCAAGTACTTGAAGTGAACAAGGAACACAAGATATGTATCTATGTGTCAAGCTAGATCATTTTGAATGGATTAGTTGTCCCTGGGAAAGAAATTTAGAACAGGAAAGAGTGCCGAACACATGCATGCATGGAAGATCTGAAGTGGCCTAGGAATGTCAGAAAGTGTTGGTTTATGTAGGCATAAGCAAGTTGACCAATCTCAGCTACATATCACCAATCCACCATCATTATACTAAATAACAAAATCTGTGCATTTCACAAACTCCACTGGACTTCGAAAAGCAGGATGAACACAACTGGAAGTGAAACTACCTAACTTACTGACCTTGGTCAAAACATAACCACGCATAAGCTCCTCTCTGATCTTCCTGAAGGTACCTTCTGTCATATTAGACGCACAGAGCTCCGGTGGAGAACAAGGCATCACTATGGGCATTAAACACCCATCTGAACGCGTGCAGTTAGTTTGCTGACCATGCAGATCTACTGGAATATGCCAAGGCCAGTGAGCAAATATCTCAAAGAACATGGTGAACAGACCATTGGCAGTGGCATTTGGAAATTTCTGACAAACATATGCTGCAAGAATCGCCAAATGAATCCCAGCAAAGAAACCAAGCAACTGCAAAATGGCATAGGACATGTCAACATGACACAGTCAGACCAGAATATAGCTGAACAGCAATCAGCAGCACATATTAAACAACATACATGGCAATGAAGTCCACGCCTCCTAGCCCATAGTTTTATGCATCGCAACAGAACTTGGAATTTCTGCATAAATTGTTAACAAACAGAATTTAAAGTGAAAAAATAACAATAATTTGAAGTACTCTTGTGTAAAAATAATAATGAGCAATACCATAGTCACAGTAAATCAATGGAAACAAGAGCACTGATAAGAGtaagtaataaataaatcaaaggAAACAAGAGCATGTTAAGCAGGAAGTGCAGAAATAGATGAATACAAGAGTAAGTAAATGAATTGAAGAGAAGCGTAGATTCAAACATGACTACTTGGGTTCTCATGTACAATTATGTAGGGGACAAAAATGTGACTGAGTGCTGGTGAATTAAATTAGAATAGTCTGTAACCTCTTGATTCGGCACTAGCTGCACAATCTGCTCATTAACACGAACTCCAGACAAACTCTTCCAACTCCGTGAATCAAGTCTCCGAAGATACTGAGGACTAGATGTATTTATAGCCTGCATGAGCAAGTAAACCCGTCAGAATATAGACCTTCCATTTTTACATAAGTACAACGTCTGTGGGACAGCCATGATAAAGATAATTTGGAGGGATCATACTCCACATATATGGATTTATCTTGTAAAAATCATTTAGGGTGGTGAACTCAGAAAAACTGCAGAATATTACTACAAGCAAAATTAGATGTTTTCGATGTGAGTTCTTTTGATCAAGGTAAGTTCTTTGCAAATGTGTTGACCAAACAAAAAGTCAGTGCGTACATGGGAATATGTGGTGGCTTTTAGGCCTGCTCAGCCCAACTCCTTGACTGACTGCTTGGCAAGCAGAAAAATAGAATTATATATTGTGCCCCTATTCCTAGGGATTAGCAGACCTCATTCGGTAGGCGTGTGATAGTAGAACATAACAATAATATTGGTCACTATCTGATCCAACTCTCCAataaatccataagattcaaaggGGAAGGGCTTGTTACACGTGGACCAACAAGCAAATTCACCAGCCATAGTTAATTTTGACAGGGTGCTAGTTAGCATGGCTTGAAGCCAGATTTCACACCTTTTGCTGTGATAAGCCTGACAAGAATTGGCTTCATCATGCACATATTGTTGTGAGCAAAAGAACCAAGTACAGGGCATTTCTTTTTCGAGCATCAATGTTTTTCAGGCTAGTTTCGAGAAACAGCTGGTACGAAATGGGTGAGGCGATGACGTGCAGTGGACTTCTCCTGACTAATGGTCAAATGACATTAGACGTCCCATAGTTTTTTTTTGCAAGGCTGGGGTTAAATTGTGGGGGTGATGTCAAGGAAAAGTAGTGAGATCTTGTCACACAGATCAAAAAGTTTGATGCTCAGGATGAGCAACATGGATTATCCAATAATCTTCTGGATGTGGTGTCAGATATCTGGTATGATTATTTTGAACATCTAAAGAGAGGTAGAGGGGTGCACAATAGTTGTTAGCTGGTATCCCCAAGTCACTAACGGAGTCTTTTTCCACAGTGCGGCAAAGGCCATCAAAGAGAATGTTCTATCATGTGTCCTGAGGATGGAGAGTGCAAGGAAAGTCAGGATCGTAGTTGTGCACTTCTAGAACCTCATTCGGTTATGAATCAGTCAGGTTTGACACTGGAAAAAGGTATCCAAGGTTCAGGGCCATGTTTGATGATTTTGAGGTGCCAGATTTAAAGAGATTATATACTACAGAGTTATACCCTTAGCTCCTCAGATCAGAGGCACTTAAACTATCTAGAACAATATCGGCCTAATGCTCACTAACAGGTTCACTCCATGAGTTAAGGTAATTGCACAGACAGGATTCGTAAATACAGGTATAGTTTTCTAGAAGGGGTGTCAGTGCAACAAACTTGCCTGAACTGCATCAAGGACTGGGAGCTGGGCGTATGTCAGATCAACAGAAATCCCGCTGAATCTAAATCGCATCAATGGAACCTTGGCATTTTCCACAGTCTGCAGTCCTGATACTTCCGGCCTGCACTTGAGAATTTGTCGCAGAACAACAAAAAAGTGGTGCTGCAAGATTGACATGACATGCGTTAGTATCCTCTTATTAAAGGTGGAGAAAGATGGAACACAAACCACAATAGTTACCGGCAAGTTTGCGATACAGGGACCAACACATAGCGCATCGATGTCAGATTCAGGTCCGTGAGCCTTGAACAAACAAAAATACTTGATCAGCCAAGGCACTTGATTTGTTGCATCATAAGCGACAACTAGAACAAACAGAAGGTGcacaaatatgtgacaaggcatataACTTATAATGGCACATACAATTAACGCTCAGAGAATTATCTGGGCATAAGGGCGGGCATTATAAATAGCAGACCATTTTCTGCTCCTGTATTGTCTCTAATAATAGGCTTGTAATCTACCTTCCTTGCAATATAGGCCGGCTTAATTGCCAAGAGGTGTGAAGCACTAAATTTAGGCATTACTACAAACATGAAATTCCATAGAATCTCAAAGCGTGAATTGGGGATAATCCAACCAATTTACTACTGCATACATGGAATTCTATAGAACGTTGAAATTGGGCATAATCCAACCAATTTACTACGACAAACATGAAATTCTATAGAATCTTGAAATTGGGGATAATCCAACCAATATGGTCAA is a window of Triticum dicoccoides isolate Atlit2015 ecotype Zavitan chromosome 2B, WEW_v2.0, whole genome shotgun sequence DNA encoding:
- the LOC119362314 gene encoding nuclear poly(A) polymerase 3-like, with translation MAPDLPVWTHAAPATPEPQTLPIFMYPPPPPPLPAGRRLLPWPVAHRPPPDFFFEMDYRRTHSLVQFLTDEGAIPTPEEEETREQVIRELKKIVTDWAKTVACEERVPPRRVTATVLTYGSYTLGAHGPESDIDALCVGPCIANLPHHFFVVLRQILKCRPEVSGLQTVENAKVPLMRFRFSGISVDLTYAQLPVLDAVQAINTSSPQYLRRLDSRSWKSLSGVRVNEQIVQLVPNQEKFQVLLRCIKLWARRRGLHCHLLGFFAGIHLAILAAYVCQKFPNATANGLFTMFFEIFAHWPWHIPVDLHGQQTNCTRSDGCLMPIVMPCSPPELCASNMTEGTFRKIREELMRGYVLTKDLGSHDFEWAWIFEPFPYSTTYEQFLCIALCAPTSEELHDWAGWVKSRFPYLILKLEDNGIECDPNSSQEVDHTVIKPNIVYHWGLIPQSDTLLDPISLKEDFMKYVINDVYGKVKCTDSELTLSLVGASELPKSMYNDSFYSRHLHQYGVAYQAAADCWSTIG